One window of Ziziphus jujuba cultivar Dongzao chromosome 5, ASM3175591v1 genomic DNA carries:
- the LOC107421532 gene encoding RHOMBOID-like protein 10, chloroplastic isoform X3: MVVSGSQSWLPGPFGLGFSAQKLGPSPMNLIVSATSLRLGHMLHFRLEPLVVSYFQKLGDLNNVHKLKDTLSQTWRWHWFDFFDGGRKRKDSGNLGMSYASKSNTITPFSGRPWTNILLALNVVIYVAQIATQGKLLLWGAKINSLVDKGQLWRLATSAFLHANIGHLMVNCYSLNSIGPAVEKISGPRRYLGIYISSAIASSAMSYWLCKAPAVGASGAIFGLVGSFAVFVIRHRGLVGGGKEELQHIVRIVAINMLGGFLGGAAMSWLLGPSWKYESNSKDGRKFFVDRAPIFYVINRRKIS; this comes from the exons ATGGTTGTATCTGGGTCACAATCATGGCTACCTGGTCCATTTGGGCTTGGGTTTTCGGCTCAGAAGTTGGGTCCCAGTCCCATGAATTTGATCGTCTCTGCCACTTCTCTGCGCTTGGGCCATATGCTTCATTTCCGCCTTGAACCTCTTGTTGTTTCCTACTTTCAG AAACTGGGTGATCTCAATAATGTGCATAAATTAAAGGATACTTTATCACAAACATGGCGTTGGCATTGGTTTGACTTCTTTGATggaggaagaaagagaaaggacTCAGGAAACCTTGGGATGTCTTACGCCAGCAAATCTAATACTATAACTCCTTTCAGTGGGAGGCCGTGGACCAATATACTTCTTGCTTTAAATGTTGT AATTTATGTGGCACAGATTGCAACACAAGGAAAGCTACTGTTATGGGGAGCCAAG ATAAATAGTCTGGTGGATAAAGGGCAACTCTGGAGGCTGGCCACGTCTGCCTTTTTGCATGCAAATATTGGACACCTCATG GTTAATTGTTATTCTTTGAACTCAATTGGCCCTGCTGTGGAAAAGATCAGTGGTCCTAGGAGATATCTTGGAATATACATTTCCTCTGCAATTGCAA GTTCAGCAATGAGTTATTGGTTATGCAAGGCACCTGCCGTTGGTGCTTCAGGAGCAATTTTTGGATTG GTTGGATCTTTTGCTGTCTTTGTGATTAGGCATAGAGGCTTGGTTGGAGGTGGGAAAGAAGAGCTACAGCACATAGTTCGTATAGTTGCCATAAACATG TTGGGAGGCTTTCTTGGTGGCGCTGCTATGTCATGGCTTCTTGGACCCTCCTGGAAGTATGAGTCTAATTCCAAAGATGGTAGAAAATTCTTTGTTGATAGAGCTCCTATTTTCTACGTCATCAACAGAAGAAAGATATCCTAG
- the LOC107421532 gene encoding RHOMBOID-like protein 10, chloroplastic isoform X1, which produces MVVSGSQSWLPGPFGLGFSAQKLGPSPMNLIVSATSLRLGHMLHFRLEPLVVSYFQKLGDLNNVHKLKDTLSQTWRWHWFDFFDGGRKRKDSGNLGMSYASKSNTITPFSGRPWTNILLALNVVIYVAQIATQGKLLLWGAKINSLVDKGQLWRLATSAFLHANIGHLMVNCYSLNSIGPAVEKISGPRRYLGIYISSAIASSAMSYWLCKAPAVGASGAIFGLVGSFAVFVIRHRGLVGGGKEELQHIVRIVAINMVIGLLSRGIDNWGHVSIKAILNFHLSRDNHSSYVSTKLTGISHRKKFQERVREGKSNSQLQVCNNLQCEPKIVELNECVFSPSFYYYFS; this is translated from the exons ATGGTTGTATCTGGGTCACAATCATGGCTACCTGGTCCATTTGGGCTTGGGTTTTCGGCTCAGAAGTTGGGTCCCAGTCCCATGAATTTGATCGTCTCTGCCACTTCTCTGCGCTTGGGCCATATGCTTCATTTCCGCCTTGAACCTCTTGTTGTTTCCTACTTTCAG AAACTGGGTGATCTCAATAATGTGCATAAATTAAAGGATACTTTATCACAAACATGGCGTTGGCATTGGTTTGACTTCTTTGATggaggaagaaagagaaaggacTCAGGAAACCTTGGGATGTCTTACGCCAGCAAATCTAATACTATAACTCCTTTCAGTGGGAGGCCGTGGACCAATATACTTCTTGCTTTAAATGTTGT AATTTATGTGGCACAGATTGCAACACAAGGAAAGCTACTGTTATGGGGAGCCAAG ATAAATAGTCTGGTGGATAAAGGGCAACTCTGGAGGCTGGCCACGTCTGCCTTTTTGCATGCAAATATTGGACACCTCATG GTTAATTGTTATTCTTTGAACTCAATTGGCCCTGCTGTGGAAAAGATCAGTGGTCCTAGGAGATATCTTGGAATATACATTTCCTCTGCAATTGCAA GTTCAGCAATGAGTTATTGGTTATGCAAGGCACCTGCCGTTGGTGCTTCAGGAGCAATTTTTGGATTG GTTGGATCTTTTGCTGTCTTTGTGATTAGGCATAGAGGCTTGGTTGGAGGTGGGAAAGAAGAGCTACAGCACATAGTTCGTATAGTTGCCATAAACATG GTTATTGGGCTATTATCCAGAGGGATTGATAACTGGGGACATGTAAGTATAAAAGCAAtactaaattttcatttatcacGGGACAATCATAGTTCATATGTAAGTACAAAATTGACTGGAATATCACAccgaaaaaaatttcaagagaGAGTGAGGGAGGGGAAGAGTAATAGCCAATTGCAAGTGTGCAATAACTTACAATGTGAACCAAAGATTGTTGAACTAAATGAATGCGTCTTTTCCCCTTCTTTCTACTATTACTTTtcataa
- the LOC107421554 gene encoding uncharacterized protein LOC107421554 → MSATVFFVAVQCCQCSTMQVKQRSKKSINKWTCVVCNQKQSVRKVFAQGSMAKQLRLFVQSFNMSRHHSEQTIIHHHVIDENDEKEEENPLSTKKKKPRIDWSDYLEEPKENFHAKEGNGDVGGDLEPKILTELPMELFDKQQALPKSKYEEERGCKRRMSEETSKRRDSTKEEVDVDKPRTKSRDSSKWNNYVTEEDGDIHQFSRFSNGRFACLHNHGATTVTDHDDDQTVEDDIHPDFM, encoded by the exons ATGTCCGCCACCGTCTTCTTCGTTGCCGTCCAGTGCTGCCAATGCTCCACCATGCAG GTGAAGCAGCGAAGTAAGAAGAGCATCAATAAATGGACATGCGTGGTGTGCAATCAGAAGCAGTCCGTACGGAAGGTGTTCGCTCAGGGTTCCATGGCCAAGCAGCTCCGTCTCTTCGTTCAGTCATTCAACATGTCCCGCCATCACTCTGAGCAAACCATCATCCACCACCACGTCATCGACGAAAAcgatgaaaaagaagaagaaaatcccCTGTccacgaagaagaagaaaccacgGATCGATTGGAGCGACTACCTTGAAGAGCCGAAAGAAAATTTCCACGCCAAAGAAGGAAACGGCGATG TTGGCGGAGATTTGGAGCCGAAGATACTGACAGAGTTGCCAATGGAGTTGTTCGACAAACAACAGGCTCTCCCCAAATCCAAAT ACGAAGAGGAAAGGGGCTGTAAGCGGAGGATGAGTGAAGAAACTTCAAAACGGAGAGATTCAACAAAAGAAGAAGTTGATGTCGACAAGCCAAGAACAAAGAGCAGAGATTCTTCCAAATGGAACAATTACGTAACTGAAGAAGACGGAGATATTCATCAGTTTTCACGTTTTAGCAATGGAAGATTTGCATGTCTTCATAATCATGGAGCCACCACTGTAACCGATCATGATGATGATCAAACAGTAGAAGATGATATCCATCCTGATTTCATGTAA
- the LOC107421530 gene encoding DEAD-box ATP-dependent RNA helicase 39: MGGAGAAKTLLTVSLSSNLSSLSRLSASTRFPLLKLPKTPRVFVGFRPLCTTTTTTTSTSTPDTETDHPLQPLKHSILLERLRLRHLKDSSAQQSPETKTTPRQSVSSAERESENGLHKKKKKLVERFEELGLSEEVMGAVREMDIEVPTEIQCIGIPAVLEGKSVVLGSHTGSGKTLAYLLPLVQLLRRDEALLGMQMKPRRPRAVVLSPTRELAEQVFRVAKSISHHARFRSTMVSGGGRSRPQEDSLNNPIDMVVGTPGRILQHIEDGNMVYGDIKYLVLDEADTMFDRGFGPEIRKFLGPLKHRASKPDGEGFQTVLVSATMTKAVQKLIDEEFQGIEHLRTSTLHKKIASARHDFIKLSGSENKLEALLQVLEPSLAKGNRVMVFCNTLNSSRAVDHFLNESQISTVNYHGEVPAEQRVENLNKFKSEDGDCPTLVCTDLAARGLDLHVDHVIMFDFPLNSIDYLHRTGRTARMGAKGKVTSLVAKKDHVLATRIEEAIRKNESLESLTVDSVRRDIARAKITDQKGRDAKLIKVAKNNKKTKGDSVKSSRVHKAVGVKPRKSSVSAKTTKGGGIHASKPVKLSSARSSGKPSLSRKKKLDGKRFSVDKSTDSKLNVVGFRGRSSWSDKKEKMMSR; the protein is encoded by the exons ATGGGAGGAGCAGGGGCTGCAAAGACCCTTCTTACTGTCTCTCTGTCTTCCAACCTTTCCTCTCTTTCTCGTCTTTCTGCCTCCACACGCTTCCCTCTTCTCAAACTCCCCAAAACCCCCAGGGTTTTTGTAGGGTTTAGGCCCCTCTGCACCACCACCACAACAACAACCTCAACTTCTACCCCTGATACTGAAACAGACCATCCACTTCAACCATTGAAGCATTCAATCCTTCTTGAGAGGCTGAGACTCAGGCACCTCAAAGACTCGTCAGCACAACAATCCCCTGAAACCAAAACCACCCCACGTCAATCAGTTAGTTCTgctgagagagagagtgaaaatGGGCTccataagaagaagaagaagttggtTGAGAGGTTTGAAGAATTGGGTCTGAGTGAGGAGGTAATGGGGGCTGTCAGGGAAATGGATATTGAGGTCCCTACTGAGATTCAATGTATTGGTATCCCAGCTGTGTTGGAAGGGAAgagtgtggttttgggttcccATACTGGGTCTGGCAAGACTCTGGCTTACTTGCTGCCTCTGGTTCAG TTGCTGAGACGGGATGAGGCATTATTAGGCATGCAAATGAAGCCAAGGCGTCCCCGTGCTGTTGTGCTATCCCCCACAAGGGAGCTAGCTGAGCAG GTGTTCCGTGTTGCCAAGTCTATTAGCCATCATGCACGATTCAGGTCAACTATGGTAAGTGGTGGTGGTCGTTCAAGACCACAGGAGGATTCACTGAATAACCCAATTGATATGGTTGTTGGGACCCCGGGCAGGATTCTTCAGCATATTGAGGACGGGAACATGGTTTATGGTGACATAAAGTATTTG GTGTTGGATGAGGCAGATACCATGTTTGATCGAGGCTTTGGACCAGAGATCCGCAAGTTTCTCGGCCCCCTAAAACATCGTGCGTCAAAGCCTGATGGTGAAGGATTCCAGACTGTTTTGGTCAGTGCAACAATGACAAAG GCAGTGCAAAAGCTAATTGACGAGGAGTTCCAAGGAATAGAACATTTGCGAACATCAACACTGCATAAAAAAATTGCATCTGCTCGCCATGATTTCATTAAGCTTTCAGGTTCTGAAAACAAGCTGGAAGCATTGTTACAG GTTCTTGAACCAAGTTTGGCAAAGGGAAACAGAGTGATGGTATTCTGTAACACACTAAATTCCAGCCGTGCTGTGGATCACTTTCTCAATGAGAGTCAGATCTCTACAGTCAATTATCATGGTGAGGTACCAGCAGAACAAAG GGTTGAGAACCTCAACAAGTTTAAGAGTGAGGATGGAGATTGCCCCACATTGGTTTGCACAGACTTGGCTGCAAGGGGACTGGACTTGCATGTAGATCACGTTATCATGTTTGACTTCCCATTGAACTCC ATTGATTACCTTCATCGCACGGGAAGAACTGCTCGAATGGGTGCAAAAG ggaaagTGACAAGTTTGGTTGCAAAGAAAGACCATGTTTTAGCCACTCGAATTGAGGAAGCAATAAGGAAGAATGAGAGTTTGGAATCGCTCACTGTGGATAGTGTCAGGAGAGACATTGCCCGTGCTAAAATAACAGATCAGAAGGGGAGGgatgcaaaattaattaaagttgcaaagaataataaaaagacCAAAGGTGATTCAGTAAAATCATCTCGAGTTCACAAGGCCGTGGGAGTGAAGCCTAGAAAATCATCTGTTTCAGCAAAAACCACCAAGGGTGGTGGTATTCATGCATCAAAACCAGTAAAGCTATCCAGTGCACGCAGCTCAGGAAAACCTTCTTTAAGCAGGAAGAAGAAACTAGATGGCAAGAGGTTCAGTGTAGATAAATCAACTGATTCAAAATTAAACGTTGTTGGGTTTAGGGGACGGAGTTCTTGGTCAgataagaaagagaaaatgatGTCCAGATGA
- the LOC107421532 gene encoding RHOMBOID-like protein 10, chloroplastic isoform X2, whose protein sequence is MVVSGSQSWLPGPFGLGFSAQKLGPSPMNLIVSATSLRLGHMLHFRLEPLVVSYFQKLGDLNNVHKLKDTLSQTWRWHWFDFFDGGRKRKDSGNLGMSYASKSNTITPFSGRPWTNILLALNVVIYVAQIATQGKLLLWGAKINSLVDKGQLWRLATSAFLHANIGHLMVNCYSLNSIGPAVEKISGPRRYLGIYISSAIASSAMSYWLCKAPAVGASGAIFGLVGSFAVFVIRHRGLVGGGKEELQHIVRIVAINMVIGLLSRGIDNWGHLGGFLGGAAMSWLLGPSWKYESNSKDGRKFFVDRAPIFYVINRRKIS, encoded by the exons ATGGTTGTATCTGGGTCACAATCATGGCTACCTGGTCCATTTGGGCTTGGGTTTTCGGCTCAGAAGTTGGGTCCCAGTCCCATGAATTTGATCGTCTCTGCCACTTCTCTGCGCTTGGGCCATATGCTTCATTTCCGCCTTGAACCTCTTGTTGTTTCCTACTTTCAG AAACTGGGTGATCTCAATAATGTGCATAAATTAAAGGATACTTTATCACAAACATGGCGTTGGCATTGGTTTGACTTCTTTGATggaggaagaaagagaaaggacTCAGGAAACCTTGGGATGTCTTACGCCAGCAAATCTAATACTATAACTCCTTTCAGTGGGAGGCCGTGGACCAATATACTTCTTGCTTTAAATGTTGT AATTTATGTGGCACAGATTGCAACACAAGGAAAGCTACTGTTATGGGGAGCCAAG ATAAATAGTCTGGTGGATAAAGGGCAACTCTGGAGGCTGGCCACGTCTGCCTTTTTGCATGCAAATATTGGACACCTCATG GTTAATTGTTATTCTTTGAACTCAATTGGCCCTGCTGTGGAAAAGATCAGTGGTCCTAGGAGATATCTTGGAATATACATTTCCTCTGCAATTGCAA GTTCAGCAATGAGTTATTGGTTATGCAAGGCACCTGCCGTTGGTGCTTCAGGAGCAATTTTTGGATTG GTTGGATCTTTTGCTGTCTTTGTGATTAGGCATAGAGGCTTGGTTGGAGGTGGGAAAGAAGAGCTACAGCACATAGTTCGTATAGTTGCCATAAACATG GTTATTGGGCTATTATCCAGAGGGATTGATAACTGGGGACAT TTGGGAGGCTTTCTTGGTGGCGCTGCTATGTCATGGCTTCTTGGACCCTCCTGGAAGTATGAGTCTAATTCCAAAGATGGTAGAAAATTCTTTGTTGATAGAGCTCCTATTTTCTACGTCATCAACAGAAGAAAGATATCCTAG
- the LOC107421570 gene encoding polyadenylate-binding protein 3, with product MASSAVSSPAVQTSNVAAQQPLAAAAAPVPANAAPVTGFGNSSLYVGDLDPNVNEGQLFDLFNQVAQVVSIRVCRDQARRQSLGYAYVNYGNPQDAANSMEILNYTPINGKPIRIMFSHRDPSIRKSGYANIFIKNLDTSLDNKALHDTFAAFGTILSCKVAVDKNGLSKGYGFVQYDNDESAQNAIKQLNGMLINDKQVFVGLFIRRHERSRANGSPKFTNVFVKNLSEATTDEDLKKLFGTFGTITSAVVARDGNGKSRCFGFINFQSSDAAAAAVEKLNGSIIDDKVLYVGRAQRKAEREAELKAKFEQERISRFEKLQGANLYVKNLDDSINDEKLKEIFAEFGSITSCKVMVDSQGLSKGSGFVAFSTPEEAARALNDLNGKLIGRKPLYVAVAQRKEERKARLQAQFAQIRAPGGMAPLPSAVPGFRPGAPRLAPQQMYFGQGTPGLMPPQPAGYGFQQQLLPGMRPGVAPNFIMPYHLQRQGQPGQRMGVRRGGNLQQVQQQQPLLHRNPNQGLRYVASTRNSMDPAVVPQGLVGPMMPLAFDGSGVPMSTIDIQRSGPVPMSTLASALASATPENQRLMLGEQLYPLVKRIEPEHAAKVTGMLLEMDQTEVLHLIESPDDLKDKVGEAIEVLHKATSKSDVADQLGALAIRE from the exons ATGGCGTCATCGGCTGTTTCTTCTCCGGCAGTACAGACTTCGAATGTGGCAGCGCAACAGCCTCTGGCGGCGGCGGCGGCTCCTGTTCCGGCAAATGCGGCTCCGGTGACGGGGTTCGGGAACTCCTCATTGTACGTAGGGGATCTGGACCCGAATGTGAATGAAGGACAGCTTTTCGATCTGTTCAATCAGGTGGCCCAGGTCGTTTCCATTAGGGTTTGCAGAGATCAGGCTCGGAGGCAATCTCTTGGTTATGCCTATGTCAATTACGGCAACCCTCAAGATG CTGCTAATTCCATGGAGATATTGAATTATACACCTATTAATGGAAAACCTATCAGGATTATGTTCTCTCACCGGGATCCAAGCATTCGAAAGAGTGGATATGCTAATATTTTTATCAAGAACCTGGACACTTCACTTGATAATAAGGCATTACATGACACTTTTGCTGCCTTTGGAACTATTCTTTCTTGCAAGGTTGCTGTTGATAAAAATGGTCTATCAAAAGGTTATGGGTTTGTACAGTATGACAATGATGAATCTGCACAGAATGCTATCAAACAACTGAATGGAATGTTAATAAATGACAAACAAGTTTTTGTCGGACTTTTTATTCGACGCCATGAAAGGAGCCGAGCAAATGGCTCACCAAAGTTTACTAATGTTTTTGTGAAAAATCTTTCAGAGGCAACTACGGATGAGGACCTTAAGAAACTTTTTGGCACTTTTGGTACCATCACAAGTGCAGTTGTTGCCAGGGATGGAAATGGGAAGTCCAGATGCTTTGGTTTCATTAACTTTCAGAGCTCAGATGCAGCTGCTGCTGCAGTTGAGAAGTTGAATGGTAGCATCATTGATGACAAAGTATTGTATGTTGGGAGGGCTCAAAGGAAAGCAGAGAGGGAGGCAGAGTTGAAAGCCAAATTTGAACAGGAAAGAATTAGCAGATTTGAAAAACTTCAGGGTGCTAATCTCTATGTGAAAAATCTTGATGACAGCATAAATGATGAAAAACTAAAGGAGATATTCGCTGAGTTTGGATCAATAACATCATGCAAG GTCATGGTTGACTCACAGGGGCTGAGCAAGGGATCTGGCTTTGTTGCCTTTTCTACCCCTGAGGAAGCTGCCAGAGCT TTGAATGATTTAAATGGGAAGCTGATTGGTCGGAAACCTCTGTATGTGGCTGTGGCTCAACGCAAGGAAGAGCGGAAGGCTCGCTTGCAG gCACAGTTTGCTCAAATTAGAGCACCAGGTGGAATGGCACCTTTACCATCTGCGGTACCTGGGTTTCGTCCTGGGGCACCTAGACTTGCCCCTCAACAGATGTATTTTGGTCAAGGTACTCCTGGTCTAATGCCTCCCCAGCCTGCTGGTTATGGTTTCCAGCAGCAACTCTTGCCTGGAATGCGCCCTGGTGTTGCCCCAAATTTCATTATGCCATACCACCTTCAGAGACAAGGACAACCTGGACAACGGATGGGTGTGCGTCGTGGTGGGAACCTCCAACAGGTGCAGCAGCAACAGCCG TTGCTGCATCGGAACCCCAATCAAGGCCTTAGATACGTGGCTAGCACACGGAATAGCATGGATCCAGCTGTGGTTCCTCAAGGTCTTGTGGGTCCAATGATGCCATTGGCATTTGATGGTTCAGGGGTGCCTATGTCTACAATTGATATCCAGCGATCAGGACCTGTGCCCATGTCAACACTTGCTTCTGCATTAGCTTCTGCTACTCCAGAGAATCAGAGACTG ATGCTTGGAGAGCAGCTATATCCTCTTGTCAAGCGCATTGAACCGGAACATGCAGCGAAGGTCACTGGGATGCTGCTGGAGATGGATCAAACAGAGGTTCTACATCTCATCGAGTCTCCAGATGATCTGAAGGATAAGGTGGGTGAGGCAATAGAAGTCCTTCACAAGGCTACCTCGAAGTCCGATGTTGCTGATCAGCTAGGTGCATTGGCCATCCGTGAATGA